The Leptospira paudalimensis region TCACGAGATAGAACTGATTTTATGTAGTTTATATAAATTTCTTTCGATAGGCTACGTTCAGTGAATTTTATGATTTGAGTAAGGAGATTATAATAATTTCCAAGATCTGATGATAATAATCCGAAATATGCGGAGAATACTGATCCATAGAAACCCCAACTATTATCAAAGATTATAAGTTCTTTAAATAGGTTGATCTGTTCGTTATTAAGACCGAATACTAGGTTTAGTTGATTTAAATTATTAGAAATTTTGAGTTGGTCTTTAATTTTAGGATTCACCACTTCTGAAAACATTATGAACCAGCTGAAAATATTCTCAAAATAACGATTTCCTCGATATTTACTTTCTTTATACTCACCAGAATTTAGCGAATTTATACTTTGATAGTAAGTTATAGATAATTCGATTTGATTTCTAATTGCATTGAAAGTATTTAGCAAGCTAAAGAAATGAGAGTCTTCATTTTGTTGTCTAAGGGAATTACTTGTTTCTCGTAATTCTTTTTTTTGAATTTCAATAGTTAAAAAAAGAAGTGTAATTGTGGTTACTAGCCAAGCCGTTCCTACAATACCTTGAAATATTGTGGCTATTTTATTTGAATTATCTAAATTAATATACTGAATATTGATTCTATAACCTGAAAGGTATATTTGAATTAAAAGAATTATTACTAAAACTATTCCAAGAAAGAAGGAGAAAATAGCTAAAAAATTTAGGATTTTATTTTTCATAAATATTAAATCGCTTTCGCATAACGAACTAGCCTTAACGACGTAGGCTGACCCTGAGTCCCTGAAGGGGACGTTAGGGACTGGCACGTAGTTTGCGAATGCAAACGAGTGACAGAAAGCCTATGTGTCGGAGACCGAGCGAGGCCTTGTGCCGAAGCGAAGCGTTAAGGTGCTGTTAAGCGCAGTTACTTATTTATTATAAACCACAACCGAAAGTAGCGGCAAAACCACAAATATAAGTACATTGCATATAAGCATTTTTACAGTAATCTGATTGTTTGCTACTATTAGAATTGCAATTGCTATAATATAGTATTTGCGAAGCTGAGCATGCTTTTTTTAGATTTTTTGAACTATTATTTTGTTCATCCAATAAAGAACAACTTGTAAAAATTAGAATAAGAATAGGAAAAATAGAAATCTTCATTTGATTAAATGTAAATTGTATCCCTGATTGATTAATGAATTATAAGCTAAGAATATATGATCTGAAATGTCTGTTTCTGATTGGAAACCAAATTTTGGATATTCAATAATTCTTTGTAGGTCGCCGACAATTTCATTTATAATCATAAAATGATTAATATGAGAATGCGGAGCATCAAAAATACTATAATTTGGTGAAGAAATGAAAAAGTTTCCATCATTCCATTGTTTATCTAATGCTAATTTTATTCTTAAAGTCATGGAAGGTTTTTGAATAGCTATGATATTACTAAATTTATGATTCAAAGATTTGAGAATTTCTTTGGAGAATTGAATGTTTTCACCAGTGTTGGTAGATTTATTTTCAATAATTATAGTATCGTTTGGAATATTTTCATTGAATGCAAGTTCTGCAAAGGATTCAGCTTCTGATTTAGGAAAAATATGTTTGGTGAAGAAATTTAATCCTCCTGAAAAAAGAATATGATTAGCAAAACCTTTTTTGTAGAGATCAACAGCATATTTTGCAACTCTCAAATCATGGCTACATAAAACAAAAATTAAATCAGATTTCTGTATAGTTTCTCGAATTGAAAGAAAATGCCATATTGAATTTGCTAATTTTAACTCTTCCTCTGTTATTTTTTTATGATTTTCAAGAAGCATTTAAAGTAATTGCGCTTAACGAACTAGTGTTACCGAAGTTCCCCGACCCTGAGTCCCGACGGGACGTTAGGGACTGGCATGCAGCTTGCGTAAGCAAGGCGAATGCCAGAAGGGGAATTTGGCGTAGCCCGAGCGAGGCCTTGTGCCGAAGCGTAGCGGTAACATGCTGTTATGCGACGTTGCGGGGAGCGACACGGATGTCGCACTCTTAGCTAAGTTCCTCTTTAATTCTTAAATATTCATCAGGCGTAATTATTTTTAAACCTTTGATTTTTTCAAGAGTAAGTAGGTCTTTATCACCAGTAATTATGAAATCCACATTTGCAGTAAAAGCAGATTCAAGAATGTGGAAATCATCTCTATCTCTTAAATTTAAATAATCTTTTAGTGGTTTATTTTTAATAATAGTTGTAACTCTTCTGATTTCTTCAATAGTAAACTGAATAAAATCATTGGGAAGTTTGAACTTAGGTTTCGCTAAAGTCTCTTCAATTTCGTCTAAAATTTCATTTGAAATATAACCAATAAAAGCTTCGTCAATTAAATCTTGTAAAACTAGCTTAGGTTTACCATTAAATAGAATCGCAGAAATGTAAATGTTTGTATCTAAGAGAATTTTGAACATTAAGAAGCTTTTCTATTTCTTCTAACAGCTTTAATTTCCCCGAAAATGTCAGTCTCTGTAAGATTTGATTTTTCAACGGATTTAGTGCCGAAATCGAAGATGGCTTGCCACTTAGATTTTTTCTCAATGTAAGCCCTTGCGGCTTCACGAATCAGTTCAGATCTGGATCTATGTTCTCTTTTTGCAATTTTATCGATTTCCTTTAAAAGGGCCTTTTCGAAAGAGATATTAACAGTCTGATTCATAATTTTCCAGAATATACAAAATTTGTATATTTGTCAAATCGATAATTTTCTAAGATTTCTACAAACGCCACACGGATGTGGCGATTCTTCCCCGCAATGTCGCATAACGAACTAGACTAACCGACGTAGGCTGACCCTGAGTCCCAACGGGACGTTAGGGACTGGCCACGACACTTGCGGATGCAAGGGGAGTGCCAGAAGCCTATGTGTCGCAGACCGAGCGAGGGCGTAAGTCCCGAAGCGAAGCGGTTAGTTGCTGTTATGCGAAGTCATAAATTATAGTCTAAATGGAATTTTTGACTGTGTGATTTTAATTGCATTTAGATTATATTCTTTATGATTTTGTAAGTAACTAACAATTGATCCAATTGCTAATTCTGGATAAGCATTCGGTCCAATTGTTATACCTGTTAAGGCAGGAATATCTGTATAGCTAATATTAAATGATGGATTAGGCATCAATGAATATTCGACATATGGAATTAGAGAATGTTTCCCTATTCTATGCTGGACATTGAATCTTGGGTTTTCTCCCTGATAACCTAAATTTATTATCAGTCTTACTTCTGCTTCTTCTTTAAAATGCGGATTCTTTATTATTGGAAGAAAGAGATTTAAGATAAATGATAAGTGATTCATAAATAGACCTATTTTTTTTGAATCGGATGATTTTATTGCTGTATAATAATTGAAGGAATTTTTGATTATTTCAATTATTAATTGATTTTGAACTAATTCATCATAGACTACTTTTAACATATATACATCTCCTCCTGAAAGAGCCCATAGTTTGCTCGATGAAAATTTTAGATTAAAAGCCCTATTTAATTCCCCATATCCTCTCCATTGTCCGAGAGAGTCAGGGTTTTCAGAAAAACTTATTGTGTATATAGGTGGAAAGTGATTATTAATTTCAAGATATGTCAGAATTGATTCGCTAAAATACTTGAATCGTTTATGCTTTATTTTTAAGTTTTGTTTTTGTAAGGTTTCTTTGAACTTGTTTATAGAATATATATATTCACTAGTATCATTCAGAAAGTATGCATTAGTAGCCCATATTTTTTTAGTTCCAATAATACCGTATAAACCTGATAAGTTTGTATAATGAACAATTTCCTTTTCAATATCGTATAAATATTTACTGAATGTTTTCGAAATTAAATCTAAAAGTTTGTCAAAAAATATATAATGATTCATTTTTTATGATTTCGCATAACGAAATAGACTTACCGAAGTCCTCCGACCCTGAGTCCCAACGGGACGTTAGGGACTGGCATGTAGCTTGCGTAAGCAAGGCGAATGCCAGGAGGAGGATTTGCCGCAGGCCGAGCGAGGCCGAAAGTGCCGAAGCGAAGCGGTAAGTCGCTGTTATACGCTGTAAACAATTCCCTCGAAGTTTTAAGGTAGGTTGGTCCTCATACAATATTCGCAAAAATTTGGAAAGAGGTATGTGAACAATGAAATAACTGAAAAAATGACCCAAAGTGAAATGAATAGAAGAGGAAGCAATGATTCTTTCTGTCCGCTAGCATTATATTTAGGTAAATATATTTCATCATCATGATTTCTATATAAACGGATTTTACCCAATTTCTTTTCGATTTTTTTTGCTCTTTCAAATCGAATTTTAATAAAATCCTTTGTTCTTAAGCAACTTGATCTCCAGATCAAACAAATTAGAATGTTAAATATGATCTGAAATATTAGTAATGAGAATAGAGAAAGATCGATATTGATTTTCCCTTTTAAGAGAATTACTGAAAACCCAGTAAGGAATAAAGATTCAATCGCTAAGAAGAAATTATTTTTAATCCAATATTGTTTATCCCAATGTATTATCTGGTTTGAGATAATTTTATATTCTTCTATTAGAACTTCGTGTTTGTTTTTCATTTTTTCAATTATATTAGAGAAAATTTCTATTCTTGCTTGTTTATTTCTATTTGAATTGCTTTAGCTTTAGCACATCCAAGATCATTTCCACCGGTGCAGGATTTTTTATAATATTCTTGTGCCTTGTTTAAATCTTTAGGAATCATTGTGCCATAGTAGAAAATGTTACCTAATTTTCCGCAATTGTTAGAATCACCTTTATTACAAATTTTAGCTAAATAATCGGTATACTTATATAGATCAGTTTCCGGTCCTAAGCCATCCTTTGCCATTTGAGAAAGTCCAAAACATGCATCTTCAATATTTGAATTACAAGCTAATGTGAAATATTTTTGTGCATTTATTAGATCTTTTTCTCCATCAATTCCATATAGGTACATATGTCCAAGATTATAACAGCTAATCATATTTCGCTTTAAACACTCACTATTGTAAATTTCCCTAGACTTCATAGAGTCAGCATAAATGTGAACTGTGACTAATATTAGTAATAGAAAATATTTTTTCATAATCGAAATGTCCTTTTATTCGTTGGAATTTGTTTATAATTAAAAAATAAAATCAAGTCTTTTCTGAATTCTTAATTTTTGAAAGTCAAAGTTGTTTTGTTTATAGCGTATAACGAACTAGCCTTAACGACGTTCCGTGTAGCTGAGCCTCTTAGGAGGCGTTAGCGTAACACGGAATGTGCCTTTAGGCCGAGCGAGGGCCCCACAAAGCCTAGATTTCATCAGAAATCTGAGGCGCAGTGGAAAAGAGCCCGAGTGAGCGTTAAGGCGCTGTTAATTGCAGTTAGTTAGTATAGAATAAGATAAAAGTCGAAAGGGTCCTACAATCCAGCGCAAATTTCTCTTAAATCTTAAAAAGCAAAAATCTTTAACTGCACTTTAATGGAGAGGAAATCTTTAATTGTTCTCTTCCAAAGCGTTAATCGACAAGACCTTCTTAAAAAATTTGCTCGTTTTCTTCTGAAGATCAACTAATTGCAATTAACGAATCAGCCTTAACGACGTTCCGTGTAGCTGAGCCTCCTAGGAGGCGTTAGTGTAACACGGAATGTGCCTTTAGGCCGAGGGAGGGCCCCACAAAGCTTTGATTTCATGAGAAATCAAAGGCGCAGTGGAAAAGTGCCCGAGTGAGCGTTAAGGCGCTGTTAATTGCAGTTAGTTAGTATAGAAAAAGAGTTTAGTCGAAAGGGTCCTACAATCCAGCGCAAATTTCTCATAAATCTTAAAAAGCAAAAATCTTTAACTGCACTTTAATGGAGAGGACAGTTTTAATTGTTCTCTTCCAAAGCGTTAATCGACAACACCCTCTTAAAAAAATTTGCGCGTTTTCTTCTGTAGATCAACTAATTGCAATTAACGAACTAGACTAACCGACGTAGGCTGGCCCTGAGTCCCGCACGGGACGTTAGGGATTGG contains the following coding sequences:
- a CDS encoding YdcF family protein, with translation MLLENHKKITEEELKLANSIWHFLSIRETIQKSDLIFVLCSHDLRVAKYAVDLYKKGFANHILFSGGLNFFTKHIFPKSEAESFAELAFNENIPNDTIIIENKSTNTGENIQFSKEILKSLNHKFSNIIAIQKPSMTLRIKLALDKQWNDGNFFISSPNYSIFDAPHSHINHFMIINEIVGDLQRIIEYPKFGFQSETDISDHIFLAYNSLINQGYNLHLIK
- a CDS encoding tetratricopeptide repeat protein, yielding MKKYFLLLILVTVHIYADSMKSREIYNSECLKRNMISCYNLGHMYLYGIDGEKDLINAQKYFTLACNSNIEDACFGLSQMAKDGLGPETDLYKYTDYLAKICNKGDSNNCGKLGNIFYYGTMIPKDLNKAQEYYKKSCTGGNDLGCAKAKAIQIEINKQE
- a CDS encoding CopG family ribbon-helix-helix protein; this translates as MNQTVNISFEKALLKEIDKIAKREHRSRSELIREAARAYIEKKSKWQAIFDFGTKSVEKSNLTETDIFGEIKAVRRNRKAS
- a CDS encoding putative toxin-antitoxin system toxin component, PIN family, which encodes MFKILLDTNIYISAILFNGKPKLVLQDLIDEAFIGYISNEILDEIEETLAKPKFKLPNDFIQFTIEEIRRVTTIIKNKPLKDYLNLRDRDDFHILESAFTANVDFIITGDKDLLTLEKIKGLKIITPDEYLRIKEELS
- a CDS encoding DUF2971 domain-containing protein; translated protein: MNHYIFFDKLLDLISKTFSKYLYDIEKEIVHYTNLSGLYGIIGTKKIWATNAYFLNDTSEYIYSINKFKETLQKQNLKIKHKRFKYFSESILTYLEINNHFPPIYTISFSENPDSLGQWRGYGELNRAFNLKFSSSKLWALSGGDVYMLKVVYDELVQNQLIIEIIKNSFNYYTAIKSSDSKKIGLFMNHLSFILNLFLPIIKNPHFKEEAEVRLIINLGYQGENPRFNVQHRIGKHSLIPYVEYSLMPNPSFNISYTDIPALTGITIGPNAYPELAIGSIVSYLQNHKEYNLNAIKITQSKIPFRL
- a CDS encoding putative phage abortive infection protein, which codes for MKNKILNFLAIFSFFLGIVLVIILLIQIYLSGYRINIQYINLDNSNKIATIFQGIVGTAWLVTTITLLFLTIEIQKKELRETSNSLRQQNEDSHFFSLLNTFNAIRNQIELSITYYQSINSLNSGEYKESKYRGNRYFENIFSWFIMFSEVVNPKIKDQLKISNNLNQLNLVFGLNNEQINLFKELIIFDNSWGFYGSVFSAYFGLLSSDLGNYYNLLTQIIKFTERSLSKEIYINYIKSVLSRDEISLFYYYGITNFELRKFLEKTKFFDQVDNIDLIEKEHQNFYKTA
- a CDS encoding RipA family octameric membrane protein; amino-acid sequence: MKNKHEVLIEEYKIISNQIIHWDKQYWIKNNFFLAIESLFLTGFSVILLKGKINIDLSLFSLLIFQIIFNILICLIWRSSCLRTKDFIKIRFERAKKIEKKLGKIRLYRNHDDEIYLPKYNASGQKESLLPLLFISLWVIFSVISLFTYLFPNFCEYCMRTNLP